One window from the genome of Thermostichus vulcanus str. 'Rupite' encodes:
- a CDS encoding alkaline phosphatase D family protein: MSSLHSRRFFLQLMMFGGGAAALAACGGSSSSSIAPLGEPGFPQGVFAGDPTAQGAVLSTRVIPSGSVETVSVTLQIADNPDFTPILQQIPLSARRTAGSNYRNEPGDYIARAVVQGLPSAQTFYYRFVSADGFTSPVGQFRTLPDAGDGRAIRFMHISCANEPPFPIGAAMLAEVSRGDIDFISFNGDTVYADRFWLGLDPTGNLDFYRSLYRDQRDPNYAGPEFPQLFGRTSFVINWDDHEVIDNYSGQKDRGGPAVQLDDTTGQTRDVEDLKVLGYQAFFEYNPITPNLTDVGGVDARDRVFRSFRYGANAEVFIPDLRQYRDLAVATPILPILPPGLTRQQFLALSGIRLTPEQEALFFGPPGSEEALFNLLRRTPRTLLGGPQKQWLLNGLRNSTATYKFIVSQFPITVTYFRSNDVWEGYWLERQEVIDFIEANNIRNVVFLTGNNHAGFIGQVNPGSNNPIWEVWAGPTGRSVTALSIDELGNQLGIPNASRIYYGIVNGFLAPVNPGNPQISGIPGVTTSNLRFLELAVPNYHTIEVSGSQCTIQIKGPTGSVLTDPFGRRGELILPQ; this comes from the coding sequence ATGAGTTCGCTGCATTCTCGCCGCTTTTTCTTGCAACTGATGATGTTTGGGGGCGGGGCAGCTGCTCTGGCTGCCTGTGGAGGTAGCTCTAGTTCCTCAATTGCCCCATTGGGAGAGCCAGGGTTTCCACAGGGAGTGTTCGCCGGGGATCCGACGGCGCAGGGAGCTGTCCTCTCCACGCGAGTGATCCCATCGGGTTCGGTGGAGACTGTATCCGTCACATTGCAGATTGCCGACAACCCTGACTTCACCCCGATTTTGCAGCAGATTCCCCTGAGTGCCCGCCGCACCGCCGGGAGTAACTATCGCAACGAACCCGGAGATTACATTGCTCGCGCTGTGGTGCAGGGGTTGCCGTCGGCCCAAACGTTTTACTACCGCTTTGTCAGTGCCGATGGCTTTACTAGCCCGGTGGGGCAGTTTCGGACGCTACCGGATGCTGGGGATGGCCGAGCGATTCGCTTTATGCACATCAGTTGTGCCAATGAGCCGCCCTTCCCGATTGGGGCCGCCATGTTGGCGGAAGTGAGCCGGGGGGACATTGACTTTATTTCCTTCAATGGGGATACCGTCTATGCCGACCGTTTCTGGCTGGGTCTGGATCCGACGGGGAATCTGGATTTTTACCGCAGCCTTTACCGGGATCAACGGGATCCCAACTATGCGGGACCGGAGTTTCCACAATTGTTTGGCCGTACTTCTTTTGTGATCAACTGGGATGATCACGAGGTGATCGACAACTACAGCGGCCAGAAGGATCGGGGTGGCCCTGCTGTTCAGTTGGATGACACAACGGGGCAAACCCGCGATGTAGAAGATTTGAAAGTATTAGGCTACCAAGCTTTTTTTGAGTACAACCCCATTACGCCCAACCTGACGGATGTGGGCGGTGTGGATGCCCGTGACCGGGTGTTTCGCAGCTTCCGCTACGGGGCCAATGCGGAGGTGTTTATCCCTGACTTGCGCCAATACCGGGATCTGGCTGTGGCGACCCCGATTTTGCCCATTTTGCCCCCCGGTCTGACCCGGCAACAATTTTTGGCTCTCTCTGGTATTCGTCTCACCCCTGAGCAAGAGGCTCTGTTTTTTGGCCCACCGGGATCCGAAGAAGCGCTCTTTAACTTGCTGCGCCGCACCCCGCGGACGCTGTTGGGAGGCCCGCAGAAGCAATGGCTGCTCAATGGTCTACGCAACTCTACCGCCACCTATAAATTCATCGTCAGCCAGTTCCCGATTACGGTGACGTATTTCCGCTCCAACGATGTCTGGGAAGGCTATTGGCTGGAACGGCAGGAGGTGATCGACTTCATCGAAGCGAACAACATTCGCAATGTGGTGTTCTTGACCGGGAATAACCATGCTGGCTTTATCGGGCAAGTTAACCCCGGTAGCAATAACCCAATTTGGGAAGTGTGGGCTGGCCCCACCGGACGCAGTGTCACCGCCCTCAGCATTGATGAGTTGGGTAACCAACTGGGGATCCCCAACGCCAGCCGCATCTACTACGGCATTGTCAATGGCTTTTTGGCCCCGGTGAACCCTGGCAATCCGCAAATTAGCGGGATCCCTGGGGTAACCACCAGCAACCTGCGCTTTCTGGAACTGGCGGTGCCCAATTACCACACCATTGAGGTCTCCGGCAGCCAGTGCACCATTCAAATTAAAGGCCCGACCGGCAGTGTATTGACGGATCCCTTTGGGCGGCGGGGGGAGTTGATTTTGCCTCAATAA
- a CDS encoding CPBP family intramembrane glutamic endopeptidase: MTLQTHPLTREQVLSAMIATSGGLALLAGLWSWLGSLSVPFSWDPLALLWGVGLGFGVVLMSELVYRLWPDYRRAARTYLQLIVDPLQWGDVFWLGLLPGWSEEWLFRGVLVSVWVAGPLGWAGGILCSSLLFGVLHWLEWRGWPYALWASGVGILLGIGLWLSGNLLVTIVAHVLINWFAALWWKYRQCTSEQ, from the coding sequence ATGACGTTGCAAACCCACCCCCTCACCCGCGAACAAGTTCTGAGTGCGATGATCGCCACCAGCGGCGGCTTGGCACTCCTGGCCGGTCTGTGGAGTTGGCTGGGATCCCTATCCGTCCCGTTTTCTTGGGATCCGCTGGCACTGCTGTGGGGTGTGGGGTTGGGCTTTGGGGTGGTGCTGATGAGCGAACTGGTTTACCGCCTTTGGCCTGACTATCGCCGTGCTGCCCGCACCTATTTGCAGTTGATTGTGGATCCCTTGCAGTGGGGGGATGTGTTTTGGCTGGGGCTGTTGCCGGGCTGGAGCGAGGAATGGTTGTTTCGGGGCGTGTTGGTTTCGGTGTGGGTTGCTGGTCCCTTGGGTTGGGCGGGCGGGATCCTCTGCAGCAGTCTTTTGTTCGGGGTATTGCACTGGCTGGAATGGCGGGGGTGGCCTTATGCCCTCTGGGCCAGTGGGGTCGGAATCCTGCTGGGGATAGGGTTGTGGCTGTCAGGAAACTTGCTGGTCACCATCGTTGCCCATGTCCTCATCAACTGGTTTGCCGCGCTGTGGTGGAAATATCGTCAATGCACCTCTGAACAATAG
- the csaB gene encoding polysaccharide pyruvyl transferase CsaB produces the protein MKLPRVLLCGYYGYGNGGDEALLLALLQQLQQLPVPVQPVVLSHQPAQTAATYPVLACPRFNGLALQRCLREAEAFVWGGGSLLQDRTSWRSPLYYLGVMGLAQQWGLKTFAWAQGIGPLERGWVRHLARRSLAGCTAISVRDRAASEWLEQWGIPHQVAPDPVWGLVAKRLPEWDGWPQPRIAVVLRQHPQLTPARIESLSQGLARLQDSTGAYFLFIPFQLARQGSPDLGADYRLAQNLQRRMPGPAQVLEIRDPCLLKGSFQGVRLVITMRYHGLVMAAAEGCRCFGLSYDPKVKTLLQDLNMPGWDLETLPTDVETLHRSWLACYEQGLALTPAEIQDWIQRSARHGELLRQHLSWG, from the coding sequence ATGAAACTGCCACGGGTGTTGCTCTGTGGCTACTATGGCTACGGCAATGGTGGCGATGAAGCGTTGTTGTTGGCTCTCCTGCAGCAGCTCCAACAGTTGCCTGTTCCTGTGCAGCCGGTGGTTCTCTCCCATCAGCCGGCTCAAACGGCAGCCACCTACCCGGTATTGGCTTGCCCCCGTTTTAATGGGTTAGCTCTACAGCGCTGTTTGCGGGAGGCCGAGGCTTTTGTTTGGGGTGGGGGTAGCCTGTTACAGGATCGCACCAGTTGGCGTAGCCCTCTGTATTACTTGGGGGTAATGGGCCTAGCTCAGCAATGGGGGTTGAAGACCTTCGCCTGGGCACAAGGGATCGGCCCGTTGGAGCGAGGGTGGGTGCGCCATTTGGCACGGCGATCCTTGGCGGGTTGTACGGCCATTAGTGTGCGGGATAGGGCTGCCTCAGAATGGTTGGAACAGTGGGGGATCCCGCACCAGGTGGCTCCGGATCCGGTGTGGGGTTTGGTGGCTAAAAGGCTCCCGGAATGGGATGGGTGGCCGCAGCCCCGCATTGCTGTGGTCCTGCGCCAGCACCCTCAGTTAACCCCGGCTCGCATTGAATCTCTGAGTCAAGGGTTGGCACGCCTGCAGGACTCGACCGGAGCTTATTTTCTCTTCATTCCTTTTCAACTGGCTCGGCAGGGATCCCCAGATTTGGGGGCGGATTATCGCTTGGCTCAAAATCTGCAGCGGCGCATGCCCGGCCCCGCTCAGGTTCTGGAAATTCGGGATCCCTGTTTGTTGAAGGGCAGTTTTCAAGGGGTGCGGCTGGTGATCACGATGCGCTACCACGGACTGGTGATGGCGGCGGCAGAGGGCTGTCGTTGCTTTGGCCTTAGCTACGATCCCAAGGTGAAAACCCTGCTGCAAGACCTAAACATGCCCGGCTGGGATCTGGAGACCCTTCCCACCGATGTGGAAACCCTGCACCGGAGTTGGTTAGCCTGTTACGAGCAAGGTTTGGCCCTTACCCCGGCGGAGATTCAGGACTGGATCCAGCGTTCGGCTCGCCATGGGGAACTGCTCCGGCAGCATTTGAGCTGGGGGTAG
- a CDS encoding glycosyltransferase, protein MLLVESWLIRTGYLTAEQLVQARDYQQRAFCSLPRALWSLGWMHPSKFARLCARITDRPTLWDWLKQHSLDPELLWLVDSLDLVPVRFLLCGWADANTLVVATEEPGHPAVRQSVRRLWPNALILEIPATEKQILSVIVERKLVADFLGSKLTWEQWQAVQNTRRRTGSSLGQVLTRLNYLDPKDYLGMITQLLGYPVLSDLIGTGLLYVDPNLSQRFDPKSMMRHLFYPLAWVDTETLMVMVQDPLDMVVDEAIYALRPGLRIEKVLGTEADLTQLLTQSHGANFSQEAVYRLLGRLPEESAARVFTLPQILVGYGLLLALVWGLTMAPWSTLTLVILLINFFYIGSILYKLILSLAGSADQFHQITDAEVAAIDDRSLPIYTVLVPVYNEPEVMPILIGSLSKLDYPQEKLDVLILLEEKDQVTIDAARAANPPNFIRLIRVPESHPKTKPKACNYGLAFARGEYLTIYDAEDIPDPDQLKKAVIAFRKGDPSLVCVQAALNYFNRQENFLTRMFTLEYSYWFDYLLPGLETLKVPIPLGGTSNHFRTDRLRELEGWDPFNVTEDADLGIRASQHGYTVGVINSTTYEEANCAVKNWIRQRSRWIKGYMQTWLVHNRHPLRSLRKLGLKNWLSYQFFIGGTFLTFLTSPIMWLMFLFWLVTRASWLQNLFPGWLIYIGLFNLILGNAIGIYLSLIAVFRRGYYDLALYALLNPIYWQLHSMAAYMALWQLFTKPFYWEKTVHGLSKFTQAKAHSASQAA, encoded by the coding sequence ATGCTGCTCGTAGAATCCTGGTTAATCCGTACTGGGTATCTCACGGCGGAGCAACTGGTGCAGGCCCGCGACTATCAACAACGGGCTTTTTGTTCTTTGCCCCGTGCCCTTTGGAGCTTGGGGTGGATGCACCCCTCAAAATTTGCCCGCTTGTGTGCTCGCATCACGGATCGGCCCACCTTGTGGGATTGGTTAAAACAGCATTCTCTTGATCCGGAGTTGCTCTGGTTGGTGGATTCGCTCGATCTGGTGCCGGTGCGTTTTTTGCTCTGTGGTTGGGCTGATGCCAATACCTTGGTGGTCGCCACCGAAGAACCAGGCCACCCAGCGGTGCGGCAAAGTGTGCGACGCCTCTGGCCCAATGCCCTGATTCTGGAGATCCCTGCCACCGAAAAGCAGATCCTCTCGGTGATTGTGGAGCGAAAACTGGTTGCGGACTTTTTGGGCAGCAAGCTGACTTGGGAGCAGTGGCAAGCGGTGCAAAATACCCGTCGGCGCACGGGATCCAGCCTGGGACAGGTGTTAACCCGCCTCAATTACCTGGATCCCAAAGACTATCTCGGCATGATTACCCAGTTGTTGGGTTACCCGGTACTGTCAGACTTGATCGGTACTGGCCTGCTTTATGTCGATCCAAACCTGAGTCAACGGTTTGATCCCAAGAGCATGATGCGCCATCTCTTCTATCCGCTTGCCTGGGTGGATACCGAGACCTTGATGGTGATGGTGCAGGATCCACTGGATATGGTGGTGGACGAAGCAATTTACGCCCTACGACCTGGGCTGCGCATCGAGAAAGTGTTGGGCACCGAAGCGGATCTCACTCAACTTTTGACCCAAAGCCACGGGGCCAACTTCAGCCAAGAGGCTGTATACCGGTTGCTGGGGCGACTCCCGGAAGAATCTGCCGCGCGGGTGTTTACTCTGCCGCAAATTTTGGTGGGCTATGGGCTGCTGTTGGCGTTGGTGTGGGGTTTAACGATGGCCCCCTGGAGCACCCTCACCCTGGTGATTTTGCTGATCAATTTCTTCTATATCGGCTCGATCCTCTATAAGCTCATTCTCAGCTTGGCTGGATCCGCCGATCAATTCCATCAAATTACCGATGCAGAGGTGGCCGCTATTGATGACCGCAGCCTACCCATCTATACCGTTTTGGTGCCGGTTTACAACGAACCGGAGGTCATGCCGATCTTGATCGGATCCCTGTCCAAACTGGATTACCCGCAGGAAAAATTGGATGTGTTGATCTTGCTGGAGGAAAAGGATCAGGTCACCATTGATGCTGCCCGCGCTGCTAATCCTCCTAACTTCATTCGTCTGATTCGTGTGCCGGAAAGTCACCCAAAAACTAAGCCCAAAGCCTGCAACTATGGCCTTGCTTTTGCGCGGGGGGAATACCTGACCATTTACGATGCCGAAGACATTCCGGATCCAGATCAACTGAAAAAAGCGGTGATTGCCTTTCGCAAAGGGGATCCCAGCTTGGTGTGTGTACAGGCGGCCCTCAACTATTTCAACCGCCAAGAGAACTTCCTCACCCGCATGTTCACCCTGGAATACTCTTATTGGTTTGACTATCTCTTGCCCGGCCTAGAAACCCTGAAAGTGCCCATTCCCTTGGGTGGTACGAGCAACCATTTCCGTACCGATCGCCTGCGGGAGCTGGAGGGTTGGGATCCCTTTAATGTTACGGAAGATGCCGACTTGGGCATTCGAGCCAGCCAGCATGGCTATACCGTGGGCGTGATTAACTCCACCACCTACGAAGAGGCTAACTGTGCTGTTAAAAATTGGATTCGGCAGCGTTCCCGTTGGATCAAAGGCTATATGCAAACGTGGCTGGTTCACAACCGCCACCCACTGCGATCGCTGCGCAAATTGGGCCTGAAAAACTGGCTCTCCTATCAGTTTTTTATCGGCGGGACTTTTCTCACCTTTCTCACCAGCCCGATCATGTGGCTGATGTTTTTGTTTTGGCTGGTCACCCGCGCCAGTTGGCTACAAAATCTTTTTCCCGGTTGGCTCATCTATATTGGCCTGTTTAATTTAATCCTGGGCAATGCCATCGGCATTTATTTAAGCTTGATTGCCGTCTTTCGCCGGGGATATTATGATCTGGCTCTGTACGCCCTCCTCAACCCCATCTATTGGCAACTGCACTCTATGGCCGCCTATATGGCTCTTTGGCAACTGTTCACCAAACCCTTCTATTGGGAAAAAACAGTGCATGGCCTGAGCAAATTCACCCAGGCCAAGGCTCATTCCGCCAGTCAGGCCGCTTAA
- a CDS encoding alpha/beta hydrolase, producing the protein MVSRPWLRQLVWGSFSWVRVGRSLILIGLIVYGYLIWLGWFQSERMIFLPRPASYQDGEQILKLTTSDGLLISAIYLPNPAASYTLLYSHGNAEDLGDILPRLFSLQRQGFSILAYDYRGYGTSQGEPSEAGAYKDIEAAYDYLIAQGIPPAQILVYGRSVGGGPSVYLAAQKPVGGVILESTFVTAFRVLTRIPLLPFDRFDNLSRIPTIDCPLLILHGTDDGLIPFWHAQTLYKAARDPKRLVPIEGANHNNLLQVAGDRYYSILHQFVEELVDP; encoded by the coding sequence ATGGTGTCCCGTCCTTGGCTGCGTCAACTGGTGTGGGGATCCTTCTCCTGGGTTAGGGTTGGACGCTCGCTGATCTTGATTGGGTTGATTGTTTACGGGTATCTGATTTGGTTGGGTTGGTTCCAATCGGAACGGATGATCTTTCTGCCCCGCCCCGCCAGCTATCAGGATGGGGAGCAGATTCTCAAGTTAACCACGTCCGATGGGCTGCTGATTTCTGCGATCTATCTGCCCAATCCCGCCGCCTCTTATACCCTGCTCTACAGCCACGGCAATGCCGAAGATTTGGGAGATATCCTGCCCCGCCTGTTCAGCCTGCAGCGGCAGGGATTTTCGATTTTGGCCTATGATTATCGCGGCTACGGCACCAGCCAAGGGGAGCCCTCAGAGGCCGGAGCCTACAAAGATATCGAAGCCGCTTATGACTACTTGATAGCTCAAGGGATCCCACCAGCCCAAATCTTGGTTTATGGCCGCTCGGTGGGAGGTGGGCCATCGGTTTATTTGGCTGCCCAAAAGCCGGTGGGGGGGGTAATCCTGGAGTCCACCTTTGTGACGGCCTTTCGGGTGTTAACGCGGATCCCCCTTTTGCCCTTCGATCGCTTTGATAACTTGAGTCGGATCCCCACCATCGATTGCCCCCTGTTGATTTTGCATGGCACTGATGATGGTTTAATCCCCTTCTGGCATGCCCAAACCCTTTACAAAGCGGCACGGGATCCAAAACGCCTTGTTCCGATTGAGGGCGCCAACCACAACAATTTACTGCAGGTGGCCGGGGATCGCTACTACAGCATCCTGCACCAATTCGTAGAAGAGCTGGTGGATCCCTGA
- a CDS encoding cellulose biosynthesis cyclic di-GMP-binding regulatory protein BcsB: MAHCWKHWGGLLAAGLTCWGALPATAQGEETISLQTLGYSRSVVLQGSNPELNVGIPAPSGGIDPSASFVQLRLEPSPVLGPGSTVRVLINQEPMEVFSVGQLQANPVVQVPIPELPPGERFINLSVQPFLTISGDICRDIGTGNLFLTVGRESFFQVVPRIPDSTVADFFRPLYSQLSLVVPANLSPESAEAALWLYSLLAHQFPRTPILWTRGSASGPQVVLESPDFSPQLQRQGSTLRVAARAEAIQALVAEWERPGLLSRSIQLSSVPAVEPESLGNRRSLRQLGFGDPTLRGMGTQSLFLNFDLAQLGGRPQDLALQLNAVMTPVDGRLGDRLNGQVFLNGILLKTYDLTGRTQLNDWVALPSQLLRRANTLELRFDHAPSQGSCQGAVAPLTLQLQGDSSAFSWSGYEAPVGELQEIPALLQGSGQLVVGDPDLMASAAYLLGALSRLSPQPLLPRLQLLSEPISRSPLGDASWGLIVAGPEQVELNTPIRLGSRFEILNPLNQRAVLAVQPEDELGLLQYVLLEGKPTLWLSWWGSDPAIAERLSRSLADPRTLLANQMQGNVVTGYAAAPNLTQVQSWDLSGQTYQVRYPDRLDWRLLLWRYRFWLVILVALLGAGVAWSLYQRLAQMPQVPSPPPQP, from the coding sequence GTGGCACATTGCTGGAAACACTGGGGGGGCCTGTTGGCGGCGGGGTTAACCTGTTGGGGAGCCTTGCCGGCCACAGCCCAGGGGGAAGAGACGATTTCTCTGCAAACGCTGGGGTACAGCCGCTCGGTGGTTTTGCAGGGATCCAACCCGGAACTCAACGTTGGGATCCCTGCGCCCAGTGGTGGGATCGACCCCTCTGCCAGTTTTGTGCAGTTGCGTCTAGAGCCTTCGCCAGTACTGGGGCCGGGATCCACTGTGCGGGTGTTGATCAACCAAGAGCCCATGGAGGTATTCTCGGTTGGGCAGTTGCAAGCTAACCCAGTAGTACAGGTGCCGATCCCAGAGTTACCTCCTGGGGAGCGCTTCATCAACCTGTCGGTGCAGCCCTTCTTGACCATCAGCGGCGATATCTGTCGGGATATTGGCACAGGCAATCTGTTTTTGACGGTAGGGCGGGAGAGCTTCTTTCAGGTAGTGCCCCGCATCCCCGACAGCACGGTGGCCGATTTTTTTCGTCCCCTCTACAGCCAGCTCAGTCTGGTAGTACCCGCCAATCTCAGCCCCGAATCTGCCGAAGCTGCCCTCTGGCTCTACAGCCTGTTGGCCCATCAGTTCCCCCGAACCCCAATCCTCTGGACAAGGGGTTCCGCCAGTGGCCCGCAGGTAGTCCTAGAATCACCGGATTTCTCCCCACAATTGCAGCGTCAGGGATCCACCTTGCGGGTAGCAGCTCGTGCGGAGGCGATTCAAGCCTTAGTTGCCGAGTGGGAGCGTCCTGGTCTCCTGAGTCGGTCTATTCAACTTAGCTCAGTGCCTGCTGTTGAGCCTGAATCTTTGGGTAACCGCCGCAGCCTGCGGCAATTGGGGTTTGGGGATCCCACCCTGCGCGGCATGGGCACCCAGTCCTTGTTTTTGAACTTCGATCTGGCCCAGTTGGGGGGGCGACCGCAGGATCTGGCCTTGCAACTGAACGCTGTCATGACCCCGGTGGATGGCCGCTTGGGGGATCGGCTGAATGGGCAGGTGTTTTTGAACGGGATCCTGTTAAAAACGTATGATTTGACGGGGCGTACCCAACTCAATGACTGGGTGGCGCTACCCTCGCAGCTCCTGCGTCGGGCCAATACCCTGGAGTTGCGCTTTGACCATGCCCCCAGCCAAGGAAGCTGTCAAGGAGCCGTGGCCCCCTTGACCTTACAACTCCAGGGAGATAGTTCTGCTTTCAGTTGGAGCGGGTATGAGGCCCCGGTTGGGGAGCTGCAGGAAATTCCGGCTCTTTTGCAGGGATCCGGCCAACTGGTTGTGGGGGATCCCGATCTGATGGCCAGTGCCGCCTATCTGTTGGGGGCCTTGAGTCGATTATCTCCTCAACCGCTGCTACCCCGGTTGCAACTGCTGTCTGAACCCATCTCCCGCTCGCCACTGGGGGATGCCAGCTGGGGATTGATCGTGGCAGGGCCGGAACAAGTGGAGCTCAACACGCCGATTCGTCTCGGATCTCGGTTTGAGATCCTGAACCCGCTCAACCAACGAGCTGTACTAGCTGTTCAACCGGAAGATGAGCTGGGTTTGTTGCAATACGTTTTGCTGGAGGGCAAACCCACCCTCTGGCTTTCCTGGTGGGGATCCGACCCAGCTATAGCCGAGCGATTAAGCCGATCCCTGGCGGATCCCCGCACCCTTCTGGCCAACCAAATGCAGGGGAATGTGGTGACGGGCTATGCTGCTGCCCCCAATCTAACCCAAGTGCAAAGCTGGGATTTGAGTGGTCAAACCTATCAAGTTCGTTACCCAGATCGGTTGGATTGGCGGCTACTCTTGTGGCGATACCGATTCTGGCTGGTGATTTTGGTGGCCCTCCTGGGAGCAGGGGTTGCTTGGAGCCTCTATCAACGGTTGGCACAAATGCCGCAAGTCCCTTCCCCCCCACCCCAACCCTAA
- a CDS encoding mechanosensitive ion channel family protein, producing the protein MTVQDVLAIELLGNPLWDYLLVFLIFAVGVFIIRAVLRRFILQTLGGWLSRISGIPLDTPIRLVERYLIPLLYLGLVYVCLSSLNLATVLRQTLDILATIIATYFGINLLSASVEYGLQLYLTRKKGDTTTEQSFLLISPLIRVVFLLIGVLFLLDNLGFDIAALVASLGIGGIAIALAAQGVLQDLFSYFSILMDRPFEIGDFVILGDFMGSVEYIGIKTTRLRSLSGEQIVIANTDMTGSRIRNYKRMQRRRVVFGFGVTYETPPDKLQEIPKLVKQIIEADSNAQFDRAHFAAYGDFSLNFEVVYFVLSPDFNLYMDVQERINLALKQAFQERGIQFAYPTRVLYLNSQQQAALSNAT; encoded by the coding sequence ATGACTGTGCAGGATGTGCTTGCAATTGAGCTGTTGGGCAACCCCCTGTGGGACTACCTCTTAGTCTTTCTCATCTTTGCTGTGGGGGTCTTCATCATTCGTGCTGTGCTGCGGAGATTCATTTTACAAACCTTGGGGGGTTGGCTTTCTAGAATCAGCGGGATTCCCCTTGATACGCCGATTCGCTTGGTGGAGCGTTACTTGATCCCCCTGCTTTATTTGGGCTTGGTTTATGTCTGCTTGAGCAGCCTTAATTTGGCTACGGTGCTGCGGCAGACATTGGATATTTTGGCTACTATTATTGCCACCTATTTTGGGATTAACCTCCTCAGCGCCAGCGTGGAATACGGGCTGCAGCTGTATTTAACTCGCAAAAAAGGAGATACCACGACCGAGCAAAGTTTCCTGCTGATCTCACCTCTAATTCGAGTGGTATTTCTCCTGATCGGGGTGCTGTTTTTGCTGGATAATCTGGGCTTTGATATAGCCGCTTTAGTAGCTAGCTTGGGCATTGGAGGGATAGCTATCGCGCTAGCTGCCCAAGGGGTTTTGCAAGATTTGTTTAGCTATTTTTCAATCTTGATGGATCGACCCTTTGAGATTGGAGATTTTGTGATTTTGGGCGACTTCATGGGATCCGTAGAATACATCGGCATCAAAACCACGCGGCTGCGCAGCCTCAGCGGAGAACAGATTGTCATTGCCAATACTGACATGACTGGATCTCGAATTCGCAACTACAAACGTATGCAACGGCGGCGGGTGGTGTTTGGCTTTGGGGTGACCTACGAAACCCCTCCTGATAAATTGCAAGAGATCCCGAAACTGGTGAAGCAGATCATCGAAGCGGATTCCAATGCCCAATTTGATCGGGCCCACTTCGCTGCCTATGGGGATTTCAGCCTTAACTTCGAGGTGGTCTACTTTGTCCTTAGTCCCGACTTTAACCTCTACATGGATGTTCAGGAACGGATTAACCTTGCTCTGAAGCAAGCTTTCCAGGAACGGGGCATTCAATTTGCTTACCCAACTCGGGTGCTCTACCTGAACTCACAGCAGCAGGCTGCCCTCTCTAACGCTACTTAA